The following proteins come from a genomic window of Micromonospora echinofusca:
- the aroB gene encoding 3-dehydroquinate synthase: protein MDEVTRIPVGGERPYDVLVGRDLLDALPGLLPDATRVAVLHAHPLKELADAIGGRLRATGVTPLLIEVPDAEAGKRIDVAATCWDRLGEAGFTRTDAVVGVGGGAVTDLAGFVAACWLRGVRWVPVATSLLGMVDAAVGGKTGINTAAGKNLVGAFHPPVGVLADLATLDSLPPADLTAGLAEVVKCGFIADPVILDLVERDRAAATDPAGPVTRELIERAIRVKSDVVSGDLRESGVREVLNYGHTLAHAIEKAEGYRWRHGHAVSVGLVYAGELARLAGRLDAPTAERHRRVVAALGLPTGYPAGAWPGLLATMRVDKKTRGNQLRFVVLEGLARPAILEGPDDELLEAAYRQVAA, encoded by the coding sequence ATGGACGAGGTGACCCGGATCCCGGTCGGCGGCGAGCGCCCGTACGACGTGCTGGTGGGACGCGACCTGCTCGACGCGCTGCCCGGGCTGCTGCCGGACGCGACGCGGGTGGCGGTGCTGCACGCGCACCCGCTGAAGGAACTGGCCGACGCGATCGGTGGGCGGCTGCGCGCGACCGGCGTCACGCCGCTGCTGATCGAGGTGCCGGACGCCGAGGCGGGCAAGCGCATCGACGTCGCGGCGACCTGCTGGGACCGGCTGGGAGAGGCCGGGTTCACCCGTACCGACGCGGTGGTGGGCGTCGGCGGCGGCGCGGTGACCGACCTGGCCGGCTTCGTCGCGGCCTGCTGGCTGCGGGGGGTGCGCTGGGTGCCGGTGGCGACGTCGCTGCTGGGCATGGTCGACGCGGCGGTGGGCGGCAAGACCGGGATCAACACCGCCGCCGGCAAGAACCTGGTGGGGGCGTTCCACCCGCCGGTCGGCGTCCTCGCCGACCTGGCGACGCTGGACAGCCTCCCGCCGGCCGACCTGACCGCGGGCCTGGCCGAGGTGGTCAAGTGCGGCTTCATCGCCGACCCGGTGATTCTCGACCTGGTGGAACGGGACCGGGCGGCGGCCACCGACCCGGCGGGCCCGGTGACCCGTGAGCTGATCGAACGTGCGATCCGGGTGAAGTCCGACGTGGTCTCGGGCGACCTGCGCGAGTCGGGCGTACGGGAGGTGCTCAACTACGGCCACACCCTGGCCCACGCCATCGAGAAGGCGGAGGGCTACCGCTGGCGGCACGGCCACGCGGTGTCGGTCGGCCTCGTCTACGCCGGTGAGCTGGCCCGGCTGGCCGGCCGGCTGGACGCCCCCACCGCCGAGCGGCACCGGCGGGTCGTGGCGGCGCTCGGCCTGCCCACCGGCTATCCGGCGGGGGCCTGGCCGGGGTTGCTGGCCACGATGCGGGTGGACAAGAAGACCCGGGGCAACCAGCTGCGCTTCGTGGTGCTGGAGGGGCTGGCCCGGCCCGCGATCCTGGAGGGGCCGGACGACGAGCTGCTGGAGGCGGCCTACCGCCAGGTGGCCGCGTGA
- a CDS encoding helix-turn-helix transcriptional regulator → MSHPAARVLGMLELLQSHHRLTGAELARRLGVDGRTVRRYAATLAELGIPVAAERGRHGGYRLSPGYKLPPLMLTDDEAVAVLLGLVAAERLGLGTEEPATATALAKIRRVLPPTLGDRLAAVQEHLGFTLRRSAPQARPATGTLLTLGAAARHRSRVRLEHRSSSGAVTRRELDPYGLVFHSGRWYVTGHDHLRGEVRTFRLDRMGEVLPGEETFTVPGGFDPVAQVTRSLARVPYAHDVEVLLEADLAAARRRLPPTVAELSATDGGVLLRARAENLAGMAQMLAGLGWPFTVVGPEALRAEVAAHARSLAAWAARVPG, encoded by the coding sequence GTGTCGCATCCCGCCGCCCGGGTGCTCGGCATGCTCGAACTGCTCCAGAGCCACCACCGGCTCACCGGGGCGGAGCTGGCCCGCCGGCTGGGGGTGGACGGGCGCACGGTGCGCCGCTACGCCGCGACCCTGGCCGAGCTGGGCATCCCGGTCGCCGCCGAGCGGGGCCGCCACGGCGGCTACCGGCTGAGTCCCGGCTACAAGCTGCCGCCGCTGATGCTCACCGACGACGAGGCCGTCGCCGTGCTGCTCGGTCTGGTCGCCGCCGAGCGGCTCGGGCTGGGCACCGAGGAGCCGGCGACCGCGACCGCGCTGGCCAAGATCCGCAGGGTGCTCCCGCCCACGCTGGGTGACCGCCTCGCGGCGGTGCAGGAGCACCTCGGCTTCACCCTGCGGCGATCGGCGCCGCAGGCCCGGCCGGCGACCGGGACGCTGCTCACCCTCGGCGCCGCCGCCCGGCACCGGAGCCGGGTACGGCTGGAGCACCGTTCCTCCTCCGGCGCGGTCACCCGCCGGGAGCTCGACCCGTACGGGCTGGTCTTCCACTCCGGCCGCTGGTACGTCACGGGCCACGACCACCTGCGCGGGGAGGTGCGCACGTTCCGGCTGGACCGGATGGGGGAGGTGCTGCCGGGGGAGGAGACCTTCACCGTCCCCGGCGGCTTCGACCCGGTCGCCCAGGTGACCCGATCGCTGGCCCGCGTCCCGTACGCCCACGACGTCGAGGTGCTGCTGGAGGCCGACCTGGCCGCCGCCCGACGCCGCCTACCGCCCACCGTGGCCGAACTGAGCGCGACCGACGGCGGCGTGCTGCTGCGCGCCCGCGCGGAGAACCTGGCCGGGATGGCCCAGATGCTCGCGGGGCTGGGCTGGCCGTTCACCGTCGTAGGCCCCGAGGCGCTGCGCGCCGAGGTCGCCGCGCACGCCCGGAGTCTGGCCGCCTGGGCGGCCCGCGTGCCCGGGTGA
- the aroQ gene encoding type II 3-dehydroquinate dehydratase → MKVYVLNGPNLGRLGIRQPDVYGATSYADLVTLCESTGRELGLDVTVRQTDAEHELLGWLHAAADEGAAVVLNPAAWSHYSYAVRDACAMLRGPLVEVHISNIHAREDFRHHSVVSAVATGVICGLGVDGYRLALHHLAARSA, encoded by the coding sequence GTGAAGGTCTACGTGCTCAACGGCCCCAACCTCGGCCGGCTCGGCATCCGGCAGCCGGACGTCTACGGGGCGACCAGCTACGCGGACCTGGTGACGCTCTGCGAATCGACCGGGCGGGAACTCGGCCTGGACGTGACGGTCCGGCAGACCGACGCCGAGCACGAGCTGCTGGGCTGGCTGCACGCCGCCGCCGACGAGGGCGCCGCCGTGGTGCTCAATCCCGCCGCCTGGTCGCACTACTCGTACGCGGTCCGGGACGCCTGCGCCATGCTGCGCGGGCCGCTGGTCGAGGTGCACATCTCCAACATCCACGCCCGCGAGGATTTCCGGCACCACTCGGTGGTGTCGGCCGTGGCCACCGGGGTGATCTGCGGACTCGGGGTGGACGGCTACCGCCTGGCCCTGCACCACCTGGCCGCCCGCAGCGCCTGA
- the efp gene encoding elongation factor P encodes MATTNDLKNGLVLNLDGELWAVVEFQHVKPGKGGAFVRTTLKNVLSGKVVDKTFNAGTKVETATVDKRTMQYLYADGEDYVFMDLETFDQITVPNATVGDAANYLLPEAEATVATHEGVPLYIELPTSVVLEVTYTEPGLQGDRSTGGNKPATVETGATVQVPLFVTTGEKIKVDTRDGRYLGRA; translated from the coding sequence ATGGCCACCACCAACGACCTGAAGAACGGCCTGGTACTCAACCTCGACGGAGAGCTTTGGGCCGTCGTCGAGTTCCAGCACGTCAAGCCCGGTAAGGGTGGTGCGTTCGTGCGTACCACGCTGAAGAACGTGCTGTCCGGCAAGGTGGTCGACAAGACCTTCAACGCGGGCACCAAGGTCGAGACCGCGACCGTGGACAAGCGCACCATGCAGTACCTCTACGCCGACGGCGAGGACTACGTCTTCATGGATCTGGAGACGTTCGACCAGATCACCGTGCCGAACGCCACGGTCGGCGACGCGGCGAACTACCTGCTGCCCGAGGCCGAGGCGACCGTGGCCACCCACGAAGGTGTGCCGCTCTACATCGAGCTGCCCACCAGCGTCGTGCTGGAGGTCACCTACACCGAGCCGGGCCTGCAGGGCGACCGGTCGACCGGCGGCAACAAGCCGGCCACCGTCGAGACCGGCGCGACCGTGCAGGTGCCGCTCTTCGTCACCACCGGCGAGAAGATCAAGGTCGACACCCGCGACGGCCGTTACCTCGGCCGCGCCTGA